From the genome of Thermogutta terrifontis, one region includes:
- a CDS encoding DUF3631 domain-containing protein — protein sequence MIDLFRETRVAVGPAERSGVRIVEVYYGGKQIRDRVNCDSYRKVLEFASAAGEYLNIPSELHHEFGKWLYTRVTELAEEADSRDKEQDNQQALAMAAEAADFSAADGLSGTGRPLQLPVLDPWPEPVDLRVALDEAVEHIRRFVHCTTEQAQAAALYSVFTFTFRYFDIVPYLIITSPTKRCGKTTFLRVLLDLVCRPIPAVNITPAAIYHVVDAVAPTLLIDEADTFIRSNPEIAGVLNSGWSRDMAYVIRCDPETGEPRTFSTFGPKVIAAIGRLRDTVEDRSLIIQLERRPRECSIARYSKSGRAAGRAIASKFLAWAMDSQPMLIQAAESEPDLPDVLHDRAFENWRPLVILADLAGGDWPERARHAAVVISAGGDETDCADLSIRMLADIRNVLGGASEIAVSELHEKLISLEESPWGTIAHGRPLSVHRMVEILKAFGVKSIRRRNARVFTADQLAKLFERYLPTQTVTTVTHDVSHCQFKDLRRDDLSDDYFHENSNRHAVNHALDSTYDKCDDCDDLKREGDDDYEILTL from the coding sequence ATGATTGATTTATTTCGTGAGACGCGTGTCGCCGTAGGGCCAGCCGAACGTAGTGGCGTCCGAATTGTGGAGGTGTACTACGGCGGAAAACAGATTCGCGACCGGGTTAACTGCGACAGCTACAGGAAGGTGTTAGAGTTTGCTTCTGCTGCCGGTGAGTATTTGAACATCCCGTCGGAGTTGCATCATGAGTTCGGTAAATGGCTGTACACGCGTGTGACTGAGCTCGCCGAGGAGGCAGATAGTCGCGATAAAGAGCAAGATAATCAACAAGCTCTGGCAATGGCCGCGGAAGCGGCGGATTTTTCCGCCGCTGACGGATTGTCGGGGACTGGACGCCCATTACAGTTACCGGTTTTGGACCCATGGCCGGAGCCGGTGGACTTAAGAGTGGCCCTTGACGAAGCCGTGGAACACATTCGGCGGTTTGTGCACTGCACGACTGAGCAAGCCCAAGCAGCCGCATTGTATTCTGTGTTTACGTTCACCTTTCGGTATTTCGACATTGTTCCGTATCTCATAATTACGAGTCCCACAAAAAGATGCGGGAAGACCACCTTTTTGCGCGTCCTCCTCGATCTAGTCTGCCGGCCAATTCCGGCTGTCAATATAACGCCAGCGGCCATCTATCATGTGGTCGATGCCGTCGCACCGACGCTGCTCATCGATGAAGCTGACACTTTCATAAGAAGCAATCCGGAGATAGCCGGAGTCCTTAACTCGGGGTGGAGTAGGGATATGGCCTATGTGATTCGCTGCGATCCGGAAACGGGAGAGCCACGAACGTTCTCGACGTTTGGCCCGAAAGTTATTGCCGCCATCGGGCGTTTAAGGGACACCGTTGAGGACCGCTCGCTGATAATCCAGCTTGAACGTCGCCCGCGGGAATGTTCAATCGCCCGTTACAGTAAATCCGGAAGAGCGGCGGGTCGGGCTATCGCAAGTAAATTTTTAGCATGGGCTATGGACAGCCAACCCATGTTAATACAAGCCGCGGAGTCGGAGCCAGATCTGCCGGATGTGCTGCACGATCGGGCATTTGAGAATTGGCGACCACTTGTCATCCTAGCCGACTTAGCGGGAGGTGACTGGCCCGAGCGTGCACGTCATGCCGCCGTCGTAATATCGGCCGGTGGGGACGAGACCGACTGTGCAGATCTGTCAATCCGCATGTTGGCTGATATTAGGAACGTGCTCGGCGGGGCGTCCGAAATCGCCGTCTCCGAGTTGCACGAAAAGCTCATTTCTTTGGAGGAGTCGCCCTGGGGGACGATCGCCCACGGGCGGCCGCTCTCCGTGCATCGAATGGTGGAGATTCTTAAGGCATTTGGTGTCAAGTCGATCCGGCGGAGAAACGCCCGAGTTTTCACCGCTGACCAGCTCGCAAAACTTTTCGAGCGGTATCTACCCACCCAAACCGTCACAACCGTCACACATGACGTAAGTCATTGTCAATTCAAGGACTTACGGCGTGACGATTTGTCTGACGACTACTTCCACGAAAATTCAAACCGTCACGCCGTAAATCACGCTCTAGACAGCACTTATGACAAGTGTGACGATTGTGACGATTTGAAACGGGAGGGGGATGACGATTACGAAATTTTGACGC
- a CDS encoding helix-turn-helix transcriptional regulator: MDVEPLILSEREAAHALRISIRHLQRLRKNGKIPFVRLGDRRIGYSIHAIERWVAEQTTGNKKREVPDCPAPPELAHS, from the coding sequence ATGGACGTGGAGCCATTAATTCTGTCCGAAAGAGAGGCGGCACACGCCCTCCGAATCTCAATCCGCCATCTGCAAAGGCTGAGAAAGAATGGAAAGATTCCCTTTGTGCGACTCGGAGATCGCAGAATTGGTTACTCCATCCACGCCATTGAGCGGTGGGTGGCTGAACAGACAACCGGGAACAAAAAGAGAGAGGTGCCGGACTGCCCGGCACCCCCCGAGCTGGCTCACAGTTAA
- a CDS encoding helix-turn-helix domain-containing protein: MTNIRGQIKQSIEKRGLKLSQLAEDCGIHVSHLSRFLNGEAELSPEKLRRVAARLGIALTIADGNPFALRRVQIPLLNKLQPDFEGGRVSAVYEAFYDGVRLSIPFRFGREVQLEPGMGMQAILTGPADLCRITATDPTSGPLHTVTLQEQQAGVTHWALARLEISPRRIMAGPLLVSHAFWPPESEASQSFVAALLGSALARAYDLLFDSELQSLPQAQIAEFTYAAVANALAQESRAGVFTTLTDGQPRALFVVSPSRYHTLRESVSAGSAAAIELANGRFMGLRILLAELPSLADDGDFVAAVVARDRLLYTLSDPEVLLGEEAAAASGEFANLRVTCRGDVKIAVTNEERLSFTLRIASS, encoded by the coding sequence ATGACAAACATTCGCGGTCAGATTAAGCAATCGATTGAGAAACGCGGACTGAAGCTCAGTCAACTCGCTGAGGACTGTGGTATCCATGTATCCCATTTATCTCGCTTCCTCAATGGCGAAGCGGAATTGTCGCCGGAGAAATTGAGAAGGGTAGCCGCACGCCTCGGTATCGCTCTCACTATTGCCGACGGCAACCCATTTGCTCTGCGGCGGGTCCAAATTCCACTCCTTAATAAGCTCCAGCCCGATTTTGAAGGCGGCCGAGTAAGTGCGGTGTACGAAGCGTTTTATGACGGCGTGAGATTATCTATTCCTTTTCGCTTTGGCCGTGAGGTTCAACTCGAGCCGGGCATGGGCATGCAGGCTATCCTGACTGGGCCTGCTGACCTGTGCCGGATTACGGCCACGGATCCGACAAGTGGGCCGCTTCACACGGTTACGCTGCAGGAACAACAGGCAGGCGTGACTCACTGGGCACTAGCACGCCTAGAGATCAGCCCACGCCGCATCATGGCTGGGCCGCTCCTCGTATCGCACGCGTTCTGGCCGCCGGAGTCAGAGGCTTCCCAAAGCTTTGTGGCGGCACTGTTGGGCAGTGCTTTAGCCCGAGCTTATGACTTACTCTTTGATTCCGAGCTTCAGTCACTACCGCAAGCCCAGATCGCAGAGTTCACCTATGCGGCCGTGGCAAACGCACTGGCACAGGAATCGAGAGCCGGGGTATTTACGACGTTGACGGACGGCCAGCCGCGGGCGTTATTCGTGGTAAGTCCGAGTCGTTATCACACTCTACGTGAGTCAGTTTCCGCGGGCAGTGCCGCGGCCATTGAGCTGGCTAATGGCCGGTTTATGGGCTTGCGAATTTTACTCGCCGAGCTGCCGTCGCTGGCGGATGACGGCGACTTTGTGGCGGCGGTAGTGGCCCGCGATCGGCTCCTTTATACGCTCTCCGATCCGGAAGTGTTACTTGGTGAAGAAGCCGCAGCCGCGTCGGGCGAGTTCGCGAATCTGCGGGTCACCTGCCGCGGTGATGTGAAGATCGCGGTGACAAATGAGGAGCGATTGAGTTTCACGCTGAGAATTGCCAGTTCCTGA